Sequence from the Halogeometricum sp. S3BR5-2 genome:
TACTCGCGAGCCGAACACGTTCTATATGGTGCTCGGCATCGCCGCTGTCGTGCTCGCAGTCGAGCTCCTCTATTTCGAGCGTGACCTACTCGAGGAGGAAATCACCGAGTTCGATGTTGGAACTGCCGCTGATGGTGACTGATTTGGACCTCCAGTATCTCTCCACAGTATTCGTAGAAACGGAAAACCCAGTTGTCGGTCAGTGACTTAACGACATTACTATTCTGCATAAGACGATACGAGGTCACCCAACACCGGACTTACGTCGTTTGAGACACAGACACTAGGTATGGTTCTTGACTCTGGAGTCAAGACCCCCGGTTCGCTGCACACCAGTCTCACTACCGCAATCGAACGGGCACTCTCATTGGAGGCTTGGGTATCTAGTTCCCGCGAACACGTCGCCTCAGAGTCGTTCATTTGTCGCCACACGCAGTTTGACTCGGTGGATGAATTCTGCGGGGCCAGTCCGTCCTGCGAGGATACTATTGGGGGCGTCGAACGACTCTCAACGGACGAACGTAACGCGTTCATCGCGCGGACAACTGATTTCGAGACGTGGGCAGCAATGAAGGACAGTGCAGCTCTCGAAGACTTGGTCACGCTTCAGAACGTCTAATTACCCCAGCCCCGGGAGTGCAGCGAGCACGTGGTAGAGCGCAAAGCTGATCGCGCCCCCACCGACCATTGAGGCAATCCATGCGGCGACCGTATACCCCGTCTTCGTAGCGGAGACTCCGTCCGAGTTCGACGACCCGCCGACCAGTCCGGCCCCGACGATACTGGAGATCATCACCTTGTTGAACGAGATGGGATACCCGAGCGCGATTGCGGCTTGCGCGACGAGAAATGCGGGAATGAACGCAGCAATTGATCGCTTCGGCCCGAGCGACGCGTACTCCCGAGCCACAGCCTGAATGAGGCGTGGTGACCGGAACCAGCCACCGAGGAGAATGCCGAGTCCTCCGAGCCCGAGCAGGTACAGTGAGGGCAGGCCGAGCGACGATTCGAACACGGATTCCAGCGGTCCGGTGGCGAGGCCAACCTGCGACCCGCCGCTTGTGAACACGACGACGAGGGCAAGTGCGACCAGCATCCGGTTGATTCCGGTCGTGACGTCACGCCGGAGTTGCCAATAGACGACCGCGAGCGTTAGTAGACTGATTGCACTCCCAACTAATACGATTCCAGCCTCACCGATGCCCGTCGATGTGAGGTTGAATTGACGGGTGAGGACGCCCGCGATCGACCCTTGCTTGCTCTGCGGGGCCGGGAGAAACGATAGCTGGATGTTGGCGAGTGTGTAGCCGACGCCGCCGGCAAGGAGTGGAATACTAAGCGTATCGGAGATGGTATCGTCCAGTAACAGCCACGCGAGACCGTACGCGAGGACGCCCTCGACGACCGGAATCGCGAACCAGAACCCCAAAATCTTGGCGTACGTCACGACCGCAAAACCGCCACCGAGAGCGACACCCGCGCCGATCGCTGCACCAGTCACCGTGAACGCAGAGGGGATGGGGTAGCCGCGGGAGTTGCCGATGGTGATGAGCGTGGCTGCCGTGAGAAGCGTCGCAGTGGCGGCCAGCGGGGTAATCGTCACGCCGGTCACCAGCCCGTGGCCGATCGTCTCCGAGATGCTGCCACCCTGTGCGACAGCTCCGAGGGCGGCAACGACCCCGACCACCAGCGCTCCGCGCAAGGTGGATAGCGCGTTCGCCCCGACGGCTGGCGCGATCGGGGCGGAGTTACTGTTTGCTCCGACCGTGAATGACATGAACAGCGATGCAACGAGCGCGACAGCGACGATCCCAATAAGTGAAGACATAGATGTCTGGGTGTAGGCGGTATTGCGACTCGGCGATAGGGTTTCGATACCTCACTTCCGAACAAACGCGTATCACTCTGTTGGTAGCGTTCGTTTCTGTAACTTGGATTATCAGCGGCGAATCAACCTGACCCTCATCGTCCTCCCACCTACGCTCGATAACTCACTCAATTCTGTCATTTCACGATACGTTACTGTTTCAGGGTGGTCGACTGCTCAGCGCTTGCGTTCGGTGAACTGCATCCCTTCGAATCAGTTCAGTCAATCGGGAGTCACTTCATTTAGCCGAGCGTATCTCACGGTGTTATGAATCGAGATTTCGTCCGAAATCTCATTGTCGAGGAGTCGTTCGCGTACGGGTTTACGATTGCGTTCTGGGGATCGGGCCTGCTCCTCATCAACGAGTTTGGCTTGCTCCACACGCTCGGCATCGTCGAGTATGCGAGCGGTGCAATCACCGGTTTCGGGGTTCTCGCAGTAGCCACGTTCGGTGGCGCCGTGGATACTGTCGATATGGATGAATCGCCATCGTATTTCATTCTCGCTGGCATCCACTACCTCTCGGGGCTTGTTCCAATCGCCGTTACACATGGACTCATCGCACTTGCGTTCGGCAAGGCAGTGACGCTCTTTTTGACAGGTATGACGGTTTCGATCTGTTACAACGTTTTCGCTACGTTCGAAGAAGTCCTCTCGGAAATGGCGTGGCGGGCTGAACAAACGGTCTTAGATGAATGGAAATGACCGTACGACTCGGTGGGCCTATTCGTTCAGTATTGGGCCTGCTGGGAAACGAAATAGTTGATAAAAACCTAGTTCAAACAGTCGGTATCGGCATGCCAGTCGAACAGTTAGAGTTGTTCCTTGATAACCCGGCGATGCATGAGGCCTTATCGGTGGTATTCGAACGGAGTGATGGGGGAAGTGAGGAACTGCAGTGGGACGACGTCAGGGATGCGTTGTCAACCAATCAATGGGGTCGACTGATCGAAAGCGGAGTGCTTGTGAGTGGAGGCACTGGATTTACGCTTGCGAACCCCGAGCGTGTCCGACAGACGCTGGAAGAGCAGGGAGACGTCTCTACCGAGACAACGGGCGGAAATGAGATCGAGTCCGAGTCCTGGGCCTGGTATGACAAGGCAGCTGGAATAACTGCCCTCGCGTTGTTTGCTGGGTACTGGAATCAAGGCATCCGTGATGTAATCGCGTCTTTCGACAATATCCTTCTTGCGCCAATCACCGACGCACTTCCATTTTATGCGGTCATCATCGTCCTTGCAGTCGTCACCGGGCTGTATTCGACCGTCCTGCAGGCACGACTCATGGATCACGAGAAAATGCAGGCGTATCAGGACCGGATGACCGAACTGAAAGAGCGAAAAGAGGCGGCCAAAGAACGCGGTGACGACGAAGCGCTGGACCGGATACAGGAGGAACAGATGGAGGCAGCCGGCGATCAGCTTGGGATGTTCAAACTGCAGTTCCGGCCGATGGTCTGGATCATGTTGTTGACGATCCCCGTCTTCCTCTGGCTTCGCTGGAAGGTTCGTGGCGGCCACCTCGGT
This genomic interval carries:
- a CDS encoding DUF106 domain-containing protein; this encodes MPVEQLELFLDNPAMHEALSVVFERSDGGSEELQWDDVRDALSTNQWGRLIESGVLVSGGTGFTLANPERVRQTLEEQGDVSTETTGGNEIESESWAWYDKAAGITALALFAGYWNQGIRDVIASFDNILLAPITDALPFYAVIIVLAVVTGLYSTVLQARLMDHEKMQAYQDRMTELKERKEAAKERGDDEALDRIQEEQMEAAGDQLGMFKLQFRPMVWIMLLTIPVFLWLRWKVRGGHLGVGETGLIVPLAGAVSWQEPLLGPMSTWIVWYFVCSMASRQIIQKTFNIQTSSTSSS
- a CDS encoding inorganic phosphate transporter; the encoded protein is MSSLIGIVAVALVASLFMSFTVGANSNSAPIAPAVGANALSTLRGALVVGVVAALGAVAQGGSISETIGHGLVTGVTITPLAATATLLTAATLITIGNSRGYPIPSAFTVTGAAIGAGVALGGGFAVVTYAKILGFWFAIPVVEGVLAYGLAWLLLDDTISDTLSIPLLAGGVGYTLANIQLSFLPAPQSKQGSIAGVLTRQFNLTSTGIGEAGIVLVGSAISLLTLAVVYWQLRRDVTTGINRMLVALALVVVFTSGGSQVGLATGPLESVFESSLGLPSLYLLGLGGLGILLGGWFRSPRLIQAVAREYASLGPKRSIAAFIPAFLVAQAAIALGYPISFNKVMISSIVGAGLVGGSSNSDGVSATKTGYTVAAWIASMVGGGAISFALYHVLAALPGLG